From Scomber scombrus chromosome 21, fScoSco1.1, whole genome shotgun sequence, one genomic window encodes:
- the sncgb gene encoding synuclein, gamma b (breast cancer-specific protein 1) isoform X2: MDVLMKGFSMAKEGVVAAAEKTKAGMEEAAAKTKEGVMYVGSKTKEGVVSSVNTVANRTVDQANIVGDTAVAGANEVSQASVEGVENVGASSGLINQEEPVYEGEYGGVEQGGEGGEGY, translated from the exons ATGGATGTACTCATGAAGGGGTTCTCTATGGCCAAGGAGGGGGTGGTGGCCGCCGCAGAAAAGACCAAAGCTGGAATGGAGGAGGCAGCAGCTAAGACCAAGGAAGGGGTGATGTATGTAG GTAGTAAGACAAAGGAGGGAGTTGTGTCATCAGTAAACACAG TGGCCAACAGGACCGTGGATCAGGCCAACATCGTTGGAGACACAGCTGTTGCTGGGGCTAACGAAGTGTCACAGGCATCCGTGGAGGGTGTTGAGAACGTCGGCGCATCATCCGGGCTCATCAACCAG GAGGAGCCTGTATACGAG GGAGAGTATGGAGGAGTGGAGCaaggtggagaaggaggagag GGGTATTAG
- the sncgb gene encoding synuclein, gamma b (breast cancer-specific protein 1) isoform X1: MDVLMKGFSMAKEGVVAAAEKTKAGMEEAAAKTKEGVMYVGSKTKEGVVSSVNTVANRTVDQANIVGDTAVAGANEVSQASVEGVENVGASSGLINQGEYGGVEQGGEGGEGY; encoded by the exons ATGGATGTACTCATGAAGGGGTTCTCTATGGCCAAGGAGGGGGTGGTGGCCGCCGCAGAAAAGACCAAAGCTGGAATGGAGGAGGCAGCAGCTAAGACCAAGGAAGGGGTGATGTATGTAG GTAGTAAGACAAAGGAGGGAGTTGTGTCATCAGTAAACACAG TGGCCAACAGGACCGTGGATCAGGCCAACATCGTTGGAGACACAGCTGTTGCTGGGGCTAACGAAGTGTCACAGGCATCCGTGGAGGGTGTTGAGAACGTCGGCGCATCATCCGGGCTCATCAACCAG GGAGAGTATGGAGGAGTGGAGCaaggtggagaaggaggagag GGGTATTAG